A window of Hordeum vulgare subsp. vulgare chromosome 5H, MorexV3_pseudomolecules_assembly, whole genome shotgun sequence genomic DNA:
TCTCCTCGAAACTGAAAAAGGTACGcgggtgtagcaaatatttcagaTCTGATCACTGTCGCCTCAACCTCGGCGAGCTCGGGTTTTACCTTACCCCCGTCCCCGCAAAATTTCAGATCCGCCCTGTTCTGGAGATGGCGGAGAACATGGAGGGCGTTGAAGCGACGACGACGACCGCGGCGATGCTGGCGGAGGCGGGGATGCCTGGCTTCGGGCCCGACGTCGGCTACGGGTTTAACTCGGAGAAGTTCTCCAACCTGATGCTGGAGATAGAGGTCCTCGCCGGCGGCAGATCTGGCCCCGACTCGGTGAGCAACAACCAGGAGAAAGGTGCGTAGACCCTCCCCTACTTCCGATCCAAACCTCTCCCCTTATTACTTCCCTCTTCTCGCCATTAATCAACTTACTATGTAGGCATATTTGATTGACGCGATTTGAACCTTGATCTGTGCGTGTGCAGAATTACTGCGCTTGATCTGGGATGCTTGGGCTAATTTCGTTTCTTGATGTGTCTCAGGCTGACCCTCTACCgaagtggttttagggttttaggggagCGTCTAACTGCGTAAGCAATAGAGAGTATTCATAGGTTCTGTGTTGTGAGTGAGCTGATGTTGTGTACATGTAATAGCTACTCCCTCCGGACCGGCATAATGGAGTGCCAACGACAAAGTAACCAAGGACGCGCGCACCGCGGCAATATGCCTCTTTAATGAAGCTGTAATTATGCCGTTCGTTTAGTGTGCTATATATAGTATATGTGCGTGTGGATGAGAGTTAAGGCTGGGCGATGATTCCCCTTCCAGCAACGGCTCTGTCCGCCTGCGTCCGAGGAATTGAATGAGGAAATGGCACAGTGTCGATCGCTGGCCTTTTATACTGGTCTCCACGTGTTTTTTCCTCTCTGACGCCATATAGCGCAAGGTCTGGAGGGTTTATCTGACATTGATAGTTTTGCTGGCGTAATCAAACTCAATTTTTCTGAGATAAGTATAGTTAACATATAAACATTATTTTTTGatgggattttttttccggagcaGACGTAGACTTGTAGTCCCATTCCCTTGTGTTTAGCAGTCTTATTATGATAGACTTCAACTCCCATTCAGAAACATTGTTTTCTGAACTGGGAGAAAGTCAAAAAATCTGTCAATTATTGTTATGTTTCTGAATGTagccaaaaaagagagagaggaagaacatATTAGTACCAAACGTGTTAATTGACTAAGGATGCCTACTGTTTCATGACTTGGTCTTTTGTAAATGTTGATTTTATGAGAAAAACATGATTTCTAGGAGAGGAGGTTTTCGAGGGAAGAGCTCCATAAAACTTAAGAACTTTCCAATCTCCACAGCCATATCCTGTacaacatacatatatatatgtgtgtgtgtgtaaggtCAATTAGTCTACTCGATAACCACTTATTATGTTTAATAGCACAAATACCTACTGTATATATATTTTCGTGTGAGGTCTTACATCATGAAATTTTTTTCTGGGCTAATCAACATCAGGCTGTGATGCAACAAAATGTATAGTCAAATAATTCATGTACGGTGGTGTTCAAACAATATCAATCCCCTTGTCCCCGCTAATGTAAAATAAAATCAATCTGCAACTGATACTTGTcattcaagatgttattcaagatgAAACCTAAGTTCTACTACTTGTCATTTGTGCAATTTTGGGTTTTGAAATTCCAATCTTCACAATTCTTGGGCAATCTTTTGAAGCTTTTCCGAAGGCGCACTGCCTAAGTTTGGCTGATAAAGTTATGGGAAAATTCATGTAGGATCATTGGGATAACTTCTATCATCACTTTGCTAAGTGAGCTACAACCATGCTTAGAAATGAATCTGCACTCTTGACCGTTAGATTTTTCTGATAATATTTTAACCATTTTACTATATCTCTGAAGATTGATTGAATGAATCTGCACACTTGAACACAATGTTCCAAGAATTTTAAGTTTTTAGCAGATGAAAATATGTCTAATGGTTGCTGTGTACCTTTTACTATTCCTATTTATCTTGTATTTCATTGATTTTAGTATTTTGCAGCTGATAAAGGACAGGCAATTGACTCTTCCTCAACAAGGGCAGTTTTAACAGTAAAGACCCTTTATATCAATTCATTGATTCTTGCTGGAAGAAGTCCTTTCTTTCTAAAGGTAATTTTCTTAACTATATGTGAAATGTATTTTTTGTGTAGTCAGTTCATGTTTCTAATAAGCTTCATGTTTCTTAGCTTTTCACAAATGGCATGAAAGAATCTAATGAGACGCATCCAAGAATTAGTATTGCTGATTCAGGTAATATTATAGCCTAAATGTAAcattcttcctcttatattttattATAATTTGATATTGTGGGGTTGTGTTAGcacttatatttttttaataaaaacatgattatttatggtaaatgaaatattatgttttgtagtTTCTGCCAATTAATTGGAAAGTTAAGGAGACTTCACACGAACTTTCCTGACTGCATGTTTCTACTTTCTTCAAATTACCGAAGACCTTTTCTTTATTGAAGTTGATAATTAATTGTATTGATCCAATTTCGTTTGGTAATTCAAACTCGTAGCATGGACCACGAACCACTCTAGTGGTAGCGGTAACCAGCACTATATACGGTGCACTACCTGAATATCACTAATGCGCATCATCTCTTTTAATCATCGCTATTGCCAATTTGTGGATTGATTAAGTCTCTCTTAAGCAGGGACTAACTCTTACAACTCTCTCTGTAATATTCAAATATGAGGTACTTTGCAATGTCAAACTTAGTTTATGAGTGGAACTGATTGTATTGAATAGCTGAGATCGTTTGGATTACGCCAACTCCTACGTTTTCTATGGTAGATACAATTTTTCCGTCATTGTAAAAGGTTAATCTCTCATGGAGCTTTCCTTAATACTGCAAGTCAATAGACAACTTAAACAATTATTTAGGGTTTAAATGAGCCTCCCCCTCCTACTTATTTTCTGTAGTGTTCTCTTAATCCATGGTTGatattgtgttttttctgttttcatTCTACTTGGAACAGAGGAAAATGCCCTTATGGAGCTTCTAAGATTCATGTATAGTGGAAAGTTGACAACAATTGAGCCCACTCTTCTGCTCGACATCTTGATGGCTGCCGATAAATTTGAGGTTCTTTCTTGCATGAGTCACTGCAGTCAGTTGCTCACAAGCCTGCCTATGACCACAGATTCTGCATTGCTATACCTAGACCATCCTTGCTCCTCTCTAATTGCTGCTGAAGTTCAGAGTGTAGTACGTGTAGCCAAGGAATTCCTTGCTGATAAATACAAGGATTTTCATAAGTAAGTGATACCCATTTGATGGACGGACCaatcttttttttcatttctgcaAAAATGTAGACATTGATGTCATCATATCGTGTATGTAGTGTACTCATGGCAAATTGCCTCATTTCAGGTTCGAAGCTGAAGTGCTGAACATCTCTCTTGTTGGGATTGAGGCCATCTTTTCGAGTACTGACCTGATGTTACTATCTGAAGATGAGGCATATTACTTCTTGCTCAAGTGGGTCCGTCGGCGATACCCAGAATTGGAGGAAAGACGGAAGATCTGGAGTTGTCGTTTACTTCCGCTGGTACGCTTCAGTCATATGACGGGTCTGTCACTTCAGAGGATCCTAGCATGCACTGATGATGATATAGTCCATGAGCAAGTAGCAAAACGTATTGCTGAGGTACTTCTATACAAAGCTTACCCAACACAGATGGAAGGTACTCTTGCAGCAGAAGTAGCAACCCATCACCAATTTGCTGAGCGAACTTATGAGTTGAAGGCCGTGAAAGTTGTTGCATTCGATCGACCCTGCCGACAGGTTACAGTTTACATGGATCTGAAGCGTGACGAGTGCTCCCAACTCTTCTCAACAGGAAATATAGCCTCGGACTGGTTTGGTCTTGGAGGGCAGAAATACTGTCTCCTGCCACACTGTACATTGGATGAGCAAACTAACTTCTACACCTTTGGCCTCTGGATAGTGACCATTGGGGAGCCGACAGACTCTGTCTGTTTGACAGTAGATATTCAGATTGCAGTAAGGACAAAGCCGCTAGGAAACTTTGTGAGCATGTTAGAGTACAGGCACGAATTTACAGGTGATGATTGGACGGCAGGATGCAATGATCTTTTTGGAATTCCATGGTCGACGTTCATTGATGATGACACCCTCTTCATTGATGATGTGTTACACTTGGCGGCTATTCTAACTCTTGTGGAGCAACCCGAGTTGCAGATATGATGATATCTCAGTTGTAGTCTCAGATTTTCTGGGCTCCTGAATGATGCAAGGAATTGGTGGATGTTCTTGCAATGAAAGTTAACTATATGTGGCGCTGTGGATTTCTGCTTCGTTGAGCTGCGTGCAGCTGCGGTCCGGAAGTTTGACCCCTCCCTGGGCATGGCATTGAACAGACTAGCTGAATTGTGTGTTGTTGTTGGTCGGTTGTTAGTAACATATATGTGTTTGTGTGCTtgactttgtatgttttatgtttgTTGTATCATGCTGTTGATGTGGTGAAACATTGTCTGTGCTGGTCATTCTCTTGTAGTGGATTTGTTGGATACATGCTGGCTGTTGTAACTTGTAAGTGTGACAAATTTCAATGGGATCTCAGTTATATACTTATACTTTCGGATATTGTTGTTGGTTTGTTGTGATGTTCAATTGGTTCTTACAGACAATTAATGCATGGTACGGTCTCCTTTAGTTATTGTGTTTCCTGTGTTGGAATGTTTGGGAGAGTGGATTTTCAGCtcccgggtgcctaggcaccttctatgaacagtaaaatcaaaagaaatagaaaacaaaataaaaaaatctgaaactttgcagcatcaAAGATGATGAAAAGTTTGTAGgtgtttgcaagttttcatgtcaaaaaacTATTCGAGGAGCTCTACACACGGAAAATATTTCAATGCTTGAAGTTTTGAGCACTTTTTAGCTGTAATCTGAAACTTGTTTGTACATCTTTCTCTACATGatattttgacatgaaaacttgtaggaacctacaaagtttgatcatcgttgatgctgcaaagtttcagatttttttgattttgttttctattttttttattttactgttcataaagggtgcctaggcacccgggaGCTATCACACATTTCTCAATGTTTGGTGCCTGGATGATGTAGGTAGattttgcttgttctgcttccttCGAGCGTGACGAGCTTCTGGCCATTCATGGTGGAAGCGAGGTCGGCTTTCAGCATCCATGGGCTCCAAAAACTTGAGCGTTTATCTTTCCAAAAAACGCTAGTATTCCTTTCTGAAAGTGGCTCAGGCTAGCTGACCCTCTATCAaagtggttttagggtttagcaTAACGTGTAATAAACAATGCAATAGAGAGAATCCATAAGTTATGTGCTGTGCATGATTGGGATGTTGTGTCTATGTAAGAGTCACTCCCTCCGGTCCGGTATATAGGGCGGGAGGAAATATCCCCCGTAACCAAGCCATGCGCACCACGGCAATACACCTCTTTAAATGACACCCCGAATCTGTTATCTGTTTATTAATGCGCTAATTTGTGCGCGTGCGAGTGAGAGTTAAGGCTGAGTGAAAAATCTGTTCTCTGGAACAGATTTGTGCACCCGCGTCAGTGGAGGAACGTCACACGATCACTGGCCTTCTACGAGTTATTTTCTCTGGCCCATATGAGGGGGTCTCTGTCTCTGACATTGATAGCTGTGCATGCTCACTTATGCGAACTCAATTTTGTAGAGAAATGTAACCAATGAACATTAGTTTTGAACTGGAGATGGTACATTATCCACACACCAAATCTGCCAATTATTATGTTTCTGAATGTTTCCCAGAAAAGGAAGAACATATTATTACTAAATATGGTAGTGCTTGATTGACTATGGATTTGTATTTGGAACGCTGGAAAAAATATTTCATGGCTTCATAATTCTATTTCATACGTTAGTAATATGATCCTTTATATTTGGAGAGTAGATGTGGAGAGAAGAATTACATAAAACTTTAGAACTCTGCAGTTTCAAGCATGTAATATGTCAATTAGGTTGCTTGACAACCCTCTGATGTTTAAGTATTACAGATACATGTTGTATATATTATAGGTTTTCACCTGAGGTCTCTTGGTGGAAATGTATGATAAAAATGACAATGAAATTTGGGCTCAACTAAATCAACATCAAACTTATTCAGAGAAAACAACAGTGTCCCTACATATGACAATGATGCCACAATATTTAGTCCACATTTTGATGTAACAGTTCTGTTAACATATTTTTTTTCAATATTCCTTCTCTATGCATTCCGCAAACATAAAATAAGATCAATCCACTGCAATTGAGACTAGCGTCAGGACAGTGGAAGTGCTCAGTGATGCAATTCTGAAATTTTGGAAAGAAACGTTATTCCAGCTGAAACCTGAACTTCCACTACTTGTTGTGCTTCTTGAATTGTGGGTTTTGAAATTCTTGGTCAAGCTTCTGAAACCTTTCAAAAGGCATAGTGTAAGTTGGCTTTTGACAAATAATTATCTGATAAAGTTATACGAAATTCCTGTGGGATCATTGGGATAACACCTCTGTGATCATTTTGCTGGGTGAGCTACAAGCATGCTTGCTGCCTGCAGTAAATGACCCTTCAATCTTTGTGATAATTTTAACCATTTTATCATATATCTGAAGATTGACTAAATGAATCTGCACCATTGAACAGAATGTTCCCAGCATTTGAACAGAAGAAAACCTATCTAATGGTTGCTCTGTACATTTTATTTTTCCTAGTTGTCTAGTATCTCATTGATCTTGGTATTGCAGCTGATGAAGGACAGAGTATTGACTATTGACTCTTCCTCAACCATGGCAGGCAAACCATTTTCAGCAGTAGATGCCCTTCATATAAATTCAGCGATTCTTGGTGCAAGAAGTCCTTTCTTTCTAAAGGTAATTTTCAAAACCATGTAAAATGTATTTGTTGCGTAGTCACTGGAGTTTCTAATAACCGTCATGTTTCTTAGCTTTTCACAAATGACATGAAAGAATCTGATGAGTCCACATCCAAAAATTAGGATTGCCGATTCAGGTAATATTATAGCTTAACTGTAAcagtcttcctcttatatttcatTCCAATTCTTTATTGTGGTTGTGTTACCGTCTATATATTTTAATTTAAAACCTTGATTATTTGTGGTAAATAAATATTATGTTTTTTAGTTTCTACCACCTGCAGGACTAGTTACGGAGACTTCACACACACATTCCCAGGTTAATATTCGCACTGTCTTAAAATTACTAAAGAACTTCCCTTTATTGAGGTTCATAATTAATCGTACAGTAACTAATTTCATTTCATAATTCAAACTTGTAGTGTGGATTGTGAAGCAATCAGCGGTGGCGGTAGGTAACCAGTACTAATTGGCTATCTTATACAATATTGAATGGTTGAGATCGTTTGGATTCCACCATGGTTTTTTTTGGGGCGAGATTTTCAGAAACCGGTTCAAAAACCAGAAATTCCGGCGGCCCCTGAAAAATATAGATACCGCACGAAAATTTCAAACATTATGAATTCAAACATTCCAATTAAGGTTAAATGGCATCGGCTATGGCATAATTTGCAAATACTGAAGCTTGGCCGGTTGGACATACTCTTTCTCTAGGTCCCGTGTGATCGAGGGTCGAGTCATTATTTTTTTTAGCTGCTCGACATTCTCTGGGACAAAAAAGATTAGTTGGGTGCTACGGTCAAGTATCAAGCTCGCATCCTGTGGGTTCATGTGATGCATGGTGACCAATAGAGCAAGGGACAACTTGAGTAGTTTTCTGGTTAAACAAATTATATTTTgatgtttatttatttttaattcaaaatttgtTTGAATATTTCGGATGAAAAGACACCGAAATTTGCTAGATTTTTCAGAAACAAGCCCTTCCGGTCCGACCCCAAAAAATCACGGGATCGAAAAAAAAACTTTGGATTCCACCAACTCATACTTTTTTAATTATAGTAGATATAATTTTTCCATG
This region includes:
- the LOC123399347 gene encoding BTB/POZ domain-containing protein POB1-like yields the protein MAENMEGVEATTTTAAMLAEAGMPGFGPDVGYGFNSEKFSNLMLEIEVLAGGRSGPDSVSNNQEKADKGQAIDSSSTRAVLTVKTLYINSLILAGRSPFFLKLFTNGMKESNETHPRISIADSEENALMELLRFMYSGKLTTIEPTLLLDILMAADKFEVLSCMSHCSQLLTSLPMTTDSALLYLDHPCSSLIAAEVQSVVRVAKEFLADKYKDFHKFEAEVLNISLVGIEAIFSSTDLMLLSEDEAYYFLLKWVRRRYPELEERRKIWSCRLLPLVRFSHMTGLSLQRILACTDDDIVHEQVAKRIAEVLLYKAYPTQMEGTLAAEVATHHQFAERTYELKAVKVVAFDRPCRQVTVYMDLKRDECSQLFSTGNIASDWFGLGGQKYCLLPHCTLDEQTNFYTFGLWIVTIGEPTDSVCLTVDIQIAVRTKPLGNFVSMLEYRHEFTGDDWTAGCNDLFGIPWSTFIDDDTLFIDDVLHLAAILTLVEQPELQI